In one Methanobrevibacter arboriphilus genomic region, the following are encoded:
- a CDS encoding GNAT family N-acetyltransferase, with amino-acid sequence MSNINYKLREFNKNDVSSIAKYANNENIAKWLTDEFPNPYSKKDAESFIDIASKEKLMKVFAIEVGNEAVGSIALNFSQINDKNNYNYENLKTAELGYWLAEKYWNKGIITLAIKDIVEYGFNNYEINCIYATPFKENIASQKVLKKAGFKTDSKLKTINKKNKNYEVIIYTMQNNIIRIRKSNTYKN; translated from the coding sequence ATGTCTAATATCAACTATAAACTTAGAGAATTTAATAAAAACGATGTTAGTAGTATAGCTAAATATGCTAACAATGAAAATATTGCAAAATGGCTTACTGACGAATTTCCAAATCCTTACTCTAAAAAAGATGCAGAAAGCTTTATAGATATCGCTTCAAAAGAAAAATTAATGAAAGTGTTTGCTATTGAAGTAGGTAATGAAGCTGTAGGCTCAATAGCTTTAAATTTCAGTCAGATAAATGATAAAAATAACTATAATTATGAAAATCTAAAAACAGCTGAATTAGGGTATTGGTTAGCTGAAAAATACTGGAACAAAGGAATAATCACATTAGCTATCAAAGATATAGTAGAATATGGATTTAATAACTATGAAATTAATTGCATATATGCAACTCCCTTTAAAGAGAATATTGCTTCTCAGAAAGTCTTAAAAAAAGCAGGCTTTAAAACTGATTCAAAATTAAAAACAATTAATAAGAAAAACAAAAATTATGAAGTAATAATATACACAATGCAAAATAATATAATTAGAATCAGAAAATCCAACACATATAAAAATTAA
- a CDS encoding redox-regulated ATPase YchF, with protein MLQIAVTGKPNVGKSSFFNSATKSKVEMADYPFTTIDANKAIGNVLKPCPCVDLELNCNPRNSECIDGNRYIHVELIDVAGLVPGAHEGRGLGNKFLDDLRQAKAFIHIIDASGSTDEEGRPVDPGSHDPLEDIEFLEYEIVMWMYGILNKNWSRLIRKIDAEKLDVAKVIYEQMSGTGVSLEDVIEAKRTINPDYQKWEKEDLIQLVTNLRKIAKPMLIVANKADLPMAEENIERIKERYPDVIPASADSELALVNASKAGLINYNSGDSYFEIIDKDNLNKNQLNALNYIKENVLDKYGSTGVQKALNTAVFELLNMIVVYPVEDEHKFTDNKGNVLPDPILIKIGSNPRELAYIVHTDIGDKFMHAVNARKNMRVASDYELCDGDIINIITS; from the coding sequence ATGCTTCAAATTGCAGTTACAGGAAAACCAAATGTGGGGAAATCATCATTTTTTAATTCAGCTACAAAATCAAAGGTAGAAATGGCAGATTATCCATTTACAACTATTGATGCAAACAAAGCCATAGGAAATGTTTTAAAACCTTGTCCTTGTGTGGATTTAGAATTAAATTGTAATCCAAGAAATTCAGAATGTATTGATGGGAACAGGTACATTCATGTAGAATTAATCGATGTTGCAGGTCTAGTTCCTGGTGCTCATGAAGGAAGAGGTTTGGGAAATAAATTTTTAGATGATTTAAGACAAGCTAAAGCTTTTATCCATATTATTGATGCTTCTGGATCTACTGATGAAGAAGGCCGTCCAGTTGATCCTGGATCTCATGATCCTCTTGAAGATATTGAGTTTCTTGAATATGAAATAGTTATGTGGATGTATGGTATATTAAATAAAAACTGGAGCAGGCTTATTCGGAAAATAGATGCAGAAAAATTAGATGTAGCTAAGGTTATATATGAACAAATGTCTGGTACTGGTGTAAGCCTTGAAGATGTTATTGAGGCAAAGCGAACTATTAATCCTGACTATCAAAAATGGGAAAAAGAGGATTTAATCCAACTTGTAACAAATCTTAGAAAAATAGCTAAACCAATGTTAATCGTAGCTAATAAAGCTGACCTTCCAATGGCTGAAGAAAATATAGAAAGAATCAAAGAAAGATATCCTGATGTTATTCCTGCATCAGCTGATAGTGAATTAGCTCTTGTCAATGCTAGTAAAGCAGGATTAATTAATTATAATTCTGGAGATTCATATTTTGAAATTATTGATAAGGATAATTTGAATAAAAATCAACTTAATGCTTTAAATTATATTAAAGAAAATGTTTTAGATAAGTATGGAAGTACTGGTGTTCAAAAAGCTCTTAATACTGCTGTATTCGAATTACTTAATATGATTGTTGTTTATCCAGTTGAAGATGAACATAAATTCACAGATAATAAAGGTAATGTTCTTCCAGACCCTATACTTATTAAAATTGGTTCAAATCCGAGGGAACTTGCATATATTGTTCATACTGATATTGGGGATAAATTTATGCATGCTGTTAATGCAAGAAAAAATATGAGAGTAGCTAGTGATTATGAATTATGTGATGGAGATATTATTAATATAATAACTTCTTAA
- a CDS encoding YtxH domain-containing protein, whose amino-acid sequence MSDDLKDKLKKKVNETNEKIMDVASDAKSVAEDVASDAKDKVDDAKDTAKDKTEEAKNKTEYEGKKAKDKAEHEAKEADRKS is encoded by the coding sequence ATGAGCGATGATTTAAAAGATAAATTGAAAAAAAAAGTTAATGAAACTAATGAGAAAATTATGGATGTTGCATCAGATGCTAAAAGTGTAGCTGAAGATGTTGCATCAGATGCAAAAGATAAGGTTGATGATGCTAAAGATACTGCTAAAGATAAAACAGAAGAAGCAAAAAATAAAACTGAATATGAAGGTAAAAAAGCTAAAGATAAAGCAGAACATGAGGCTAAAGAAGCGGATAGAAAATCTTAA
- a CDS encoding PRC-barrel domain-containing protein: MDMNDFLDMEVIDKEGQSIGKVDTVEFNEETGTINKIVIKLDKGIFSRAKETITFDQIKNIKDVILLNIVVDMDK; encoded by the coding sequence ATGGATATGAATGATTTTCTTGATATGGAAGTAATTGATAAAGAGGGGCAAAGTATTGGGAAAGTTGACACTGTTGAATTTAATGAAGAAACTGGAACAATCAATAAAATAGTTATTAAACTAGATAAAGGAATATTTTCACGTGCAAAAGAAACAATTACATTTGACCAGATAAAAAATATAAAAGATGTAATATTATTGAATATTGTAGTAGATATGGATAAATAA
- a CDS encoding phage holin family protein, producing MNNLSNKILANLKFFIKILIVWVGEIIVFYLLADLGIGLTIDSLITAIFVIIILEIINSIFWPSLTKIFLPFLVYTIGIGSLLLNGGIIWVMSLFIPTLSIEGYALIIVPLGIAVVHTILTTLLTLGNEEEYYNFIIKRKKIRYNDNYFKNGEVDYIKNYDNYDNYDNNEDNEDNYNNEENSNSDKIYKGKNNRESSESISNRIKKVSEDNSIKSFPGIVIIEIDGLAKEILEEAIQKGHMPTLAKWLKEKTHVIKEWETDLSSQTGSSQAGILHGNNKDIVAFRWVEKENNNKIMVSTGLLDAPKIEERISNGKGLLHKNGSSRSNLFSGDTENVLFTYSKMHDIRKFYNKTWYFVYSNPSNFGRILLLCGADIVKEIISQINHKIKNIQPRIRKNFIYLFVRACANVYIREINTQTIIGDMIKGEADTIYSTYLGYDEIAHHSGIRDKDSFNALKGIDRQIKRIYGANNYSKRQYNIVIQSDHGQSNGSTFKQRYDLSLKDLVHNLLPEDMKIYDELSSNEDHFSQVITLPIKDVKNLVKNKTYNAKNKYDEISTKIKSKGDNVLEYITNYKISKTKTTKKSKIGQRDAEVIVLASGNLGLIYLTQWETRLNYETIKELFPELIPGLVQHEGIGFILVNSSEHGALAIGEKGVYYLDENKVEGKNPLEDFGPNARKHLLRTNKFEYVPDILVNSVYDKHNDEVAAFEELVGSHGGLGGTQNKPFIMYPSDWKIKDEKIVGAENIHRILKENLNN from the coding sequence ATGAATAATCTATCTAATAAAATATTAGCTAATCTAAAATTTTTTATAAAAATCTTGATTGTTTGGGTTGGAGAAATAATAGTATTTTATTTATTAGCTGATTTGGGTATTGGTTTAACAATAGATAGTTTAATCACAGCGATATTTGTTATAATCATTTTAGAAATAATAAATTCTATTTTTTGGCCATCACTAACAAAAATCTTCCTCCCTTTTTTAGTTTATACTATTGGAATCGGTTCTTTACTTTTAAATGGTGGAATAATATGGGTAATGAGTTTATTTATACCAACATTAAGTATTGAAGGTTATGCTCTGATTATTGTTCCACTTGGAATAGCAGTAGTACATACCATATTAACGACATTATTAACACTGGGAAATGAAGAAGAATATTATAATTTCATTATTAAAAGGAAAAAAATAAGGTATAATGATAATTATTTTAAAAATGGAGAAGTTGATTATATCAAAAATTATGATAATTATGATAACTACGATAATAATGAAGATAATGAAGATAATTATAATAATGAAGAAAATAGTAATAGCGATAAAATATATAAAGGTAAAAATAATAGGGAAAGCAGTGAAAGTATAAGTAATCGAATAAAAAAGGTTAGTGAAGACAATTCAATTAAATCATTCCCTGGAATAGTAATAATAGAAATAGATGGACTTGCTAAAGAAATATTAGAAGAAGCTATTCAGAAAGGGCATATGCCTACATTAGCTAAATGGTTAAAAGAAAAAACACATGTAATAAAAGAATGGGAAACAGATCTTTCTAGCCAAACAGGTTCAAGTCAGGCAGGAATTCTACATGGTAATAACAAAGATATAGTTGCATTTAGATGGGTTGAAAAAGAAAATAATAATAAAATAATGGTTTCAACTGGGCTTTTAGATGCTCCAAAAATTGAAGAAAGAATCTCAAATGGAAAAGGACTTCTTCATAAAAATGGATCAAGCCGTTCCAATCTATTTTCAGGAGATACTGAAAATGTATTATTTACTTATAGTAAAATGCATGATATAAGAAAATTTTATAATAAAACATGGTACTTTGTTTATTCAAATCCATCTAATTTTGGACGTATTTTGTTGTTATGTGGAGCAGATATTGTAAAAGAAATTATATCCCAAATAAACCATAAAATTAAAAATATTCAACCTAGAATTAGAAAAAACTTTATTTATTTGTTTGTAAGAGCTTGTGCTAATGTATATATAAGAGAAATAAATACGCAAACAATCATTGGAGATATGATAAAAGGAGAAGCAGATACAATATACTCCACGTACCTAGGATATGATGAAATAGCACATCACTCAGGAATCAGAGATAAAGACTCTTTTAATGCATTGAAAGGGATTGATAGACAAATTAAAAGAATATATGGTGCAAATAATTATTCAAAAAGACAATATAATATTGTTATTCAATCTGATCATGGACAAAGTAATGGATCAACATTCAAACAAAGATATGATTTAAGCTTAAAAGATTTAGTACATAATCTACTTCCGGAAGATATGAAGATTTATGATGAATTATCATCCAATGAAGATCATTTTTCTCAAGTAATCACTTTACCAATTAAAGATGTTAAAAATCTTGTTAAAAATAAAACATATAACGCTAAAAATAAATATGATGAAATATCAACAAAGATTAAATCAAAAGGAGATAATGTTCTAGAATATATTACTAATTATAAAATTTCAAAAACCAAAACAACGAAAAAATCTAAAATTGGTCAAAGAGATGCTGAAGTGATTGTTCTTGCATCTGGAAACTTAGGATTAATCTATTTAACCCAATGGGAGACTAGACTTAATTATGAAACCATAAAAGAATTGTTTCCTGAATTAATTCCAGGGCTTGTTCAACATGAAGGAATTGGATTTATATTAGTAAATTCAAGTGAGCATGGAGCATTAGCTATTGGAGAAAAAGGAGTTTATTATCTAGATGAAAATAAAGTTGAAGGAAAGAATCCTCTAGAAGATTTTGGACCAAATGCTAGAAAACATCTACTTAGAACAAACAAATTCGAATATGTTCCAGATATTTTAGTAAACAGCGTGTATGATAAACATAATGATGAAGTTGCAGCATTTGAAGAGTTAGTTGGTAGTCATGGAGGCCTTGGAGGAACCCAAAACAAACCATTTATTATGTATCCCTCTGATTGGAAGATAAAAGATGAAAAAATTGTTGGTGCTGAAAATATCCATAGAATTCTTAAAGAAAATTTAAATAATTAA
- a CDS encoding cobalt-precorrin-7 (C(5))-methyltransferase — MSKLFIIGVGPGSKDYLTEKAKNIVKSADVTIGSWRAINVFDDIGEVIGLDVKDLQEKLENAVDLAKNGKKVCVLSTGDPGFSGVLKTIKKIAENKNFDQNSIEVIPGISSLQLAAAKNRISWDEANIMTFHGRENISDILNVIDNGLPTIALPSKSVKDMAKFLLDNGVDENRKVTICEKLSYPEEKIITTSLKEVLTSDFSYMCVMIIY, encoded by the coding sequence ATGTCAAAATTATTTATTATTGGAGTAGGTCCTGGTTCTAAAGATTATCTAACTGAAAAAGCAAAAAATATTGTTAAAAGTGCTGATGTTACTATTGGAAGTTGGAGAGCTATCAATGTTTTTGATGATATTGGTGAAGTTATAGGTTTAGATGTTAAAGATCTTCAGGAAAAGTTAGAAAATGCTGTGGATTTAGCTAAAAATGGAAAAAAAGTTTGTGTACTTTCAACAGGAGACCCTGGTTTCTCAGGAGTTTTAAAAACTATAAAAAAGATTGCTGAAAATAAAAATTTTGATCAAAATAGTATAGAAGTAATACCAGGAATTAGTTCACTGCAATTAGCAGCAGCTAAAAATAGAATATCATGGGATGAAGCAAATATAATGACATTTCATGGTAGAGAAAATATTTCAGATATTTTAAATGTTATTGATAATGGACTTCCTACAATTGCACTACCATCAAAAAGTGTTAAGGATATGGCCAAGTTTTTGCTTGATAACGGAGTAGATGAAAACAGAAAAGTGACAATATGTGAAAAACTAAGTTATCCTGAAGAAAAAATTATTACAACAAGCTTAAAAGAAGTTTTAACTAGTGATTTTAGTTATATGTGTGTTATGATAATATATTAG
- the leuS gene encoding leucine--tRNA ligase, giving the protein MSKEMEKKWQDKWEKSKLFQADHDERKKIFLTVAYPYPSGAMHIGHGRTYTVPDVYARFKRMQGYNVLFPMGWHVTGAPVIGIASRIKDKDPWTLELYEKVHKVPKTEIPKLEDPEYIVKYFSTEYHNVMNDMGYSIDWRREFRTTDPTYKKFIEWQIRKLKEMDLIRKGNHPVKYCPHCDNPVGDHDLLEGEGVGVNELTLLKFKLLDKNNNEINGIDEGNNNVKYLVPATFRPETIYGSTNLWLNPDIEYIEVISDASKDGTNGETWIISKEAYDNISNQIKDLKIIGTIDPKPLIGTYVENPVTKEPHPLLPASFVDPEYGSGSVFSVPGHAPADYIALQDLKNNNELLEEYGLEDIVNKIEPLNVVTLKKYSKIPARDVIERLNVKTQEDPNLEEATNELYKVEHSKGIISDHIPIYSGERVSIARENIKKDMISKNQATIMYDFAEHPVICRCGTKCVVKIMDNQWFLKYSDEEWKEKTRNLLRNENIIPNEVRSNLEYYIGWLEDWACSRRIGLGTKLPWDKQWLIEPLTDSTIYMSYYTIAKYLKDINPNDLNDAFFEKVFFDNDINIDNDINTNKINTSQLDSIGADIDDFKLKIDEDIISEIQNEFSYWYPLDWRLSAKDLVGNHLSFHMFHHAAIFPPENWPQGMVVFGMGLLEGNKMSSSKGNVILLSDAIEEYGADVVRLFLMSSAEPWQDFDWREKEVVGTKRRLDWFFEFAEKIESIKKSPLDLSNIERVDLTRKIDLWMMNQLFIRINDATNALEGFQTRKALQDSLFLLKKDVDHYMYRTKHLLEDPDEAIIFVLSSILEAWIRILGPFTPHSSEELWSKYGGEGFVSEAEWPITYQYFPMKCTPTLNLQADSCIPSEVIEKSEEMVQSIVKDINEIKKIVDVVPKKIHVYLAPDWKWLLYRIAADIGKPDIGQIMGRAIGENIHDNKKEIADVAKKVGREITKTRYIGKIDEYDVFSDALDFISEEVDAEVIIHTDDSYDPQNKAKNAMPYKPAIFME; this is encoded by the coding sequence GTGAGTAAAGAGATGGAAAAGAAATGGCAGGATAAATGGGAAAAATCAAAGCTATTTCAAGCAGATCATGATGAAAGAAAAAAAATATTTTTAACAGTAGCATATCCTTATCCAAGTGGAGCTATGCATATAGGACATGGTAGAACATACACAGTTCCAGATGTTTATGCAAGATTTAAGAGAATGCAGGGTTACAATGTGTTGTTTCCTATGGGTTGGCATGTTACTGGAGCTCCTGTGATTGGAATTGCTAGTAGGATAAAGGATAAAGATCCTTGGACTCTTGAATTATACGAAAAGGTTCATAAGGTTCCAAAAACTGAGATCCCAAAGCTTGAAGATCCTGAATACATTGTAAAATATTTCAGTACTGAATATCATAATGTAATGAATGATATGGGTTATTCAATAGATTGGAGAAGGGAGTTTAGAACTACTGATCCTACCTATAAAAAATTTATTGAATGGCAAATAAGAAAATTAAAAGAAATGGATTTGATAAGGAAAGGAAATCATCCTGTTAAATATTGTCCTCATTGTGATAATCCTGTTGGAGATCATGACCTCTTAGAAGGAGAGGGTGTTGGAGTAAATGAATTAACTCTTCTTAAATTTAAACTATTAGATAAAAATAATAATGAAATTAATGGAATTGATGAGGGTAATAATAATGTTAAATATTTAGTTCCAGCTACTTTTAGACCAGAGACTATTTATGGTTCTACAAACTTATGGTTAAATCCTGATATTGAATATATCGAAGTGATTAGTGATGCTTCTAAAGATGGAACCAATGGAGAAACATGGATAATTAGTAAAGAAGCATATGATAACATATCTAATCAGATAAAAGATTTAAAAATAATAGGAACTATTGATCCAAAACCATTGATAGGAACTTATGTTGAAAACCCTGTGACTAAAGAACCTCATCCTTTATTACCTGCTAGTTTTGTTGATCCTGAATATGGTAGTGGTTCGGTATTTTCTGTTCCAGGTCATGCTCCTGCAGATTACATTGCACTTCAAGATTTAAAAAATAATAATGAACTTTTAGAAGAATATGGGTTAGAAGATATAGTAAATAAAATAGAGCCATTAAATGTTGTAACTCTTAAAAAATACAGTAAAATTCCAGCTCGTGATGTGATTGAAAGATTAAATGTTAAAACTCAGGAAGATCCTAATTTAGAAGAAGCTACAAATGAATTATATAAGGTTGAACACTCTAAAGGAATTATCAGTGATCATATTCCTATTTATTCAGGTGAGCGTGTTTCAATAGCTCGTGAAAATATTAAAAAGGACATGATTTCTAAAAATCAAGCTACTATCATGTATGATTTTGCAGAACATCCTGTAATATGTAGATGTGGTACAAAATGTGTAGTTAAAATAATGGACAATCAATGGTTCCTCAAATATTCTGATGAAGAATGGAAAGAAAAAACAAGAAACCTACTTAGAAATGAAAACATAATTCCCAACGAAGTTAGGTCAAATCTTGAGTATTATATTGGCTGGTTAGAAGATTGGGCATGTTCTAGAAGGATTGGGCTTGGAACTAAACTTCCTTGGGATAAACAATGGTTAATAGAACCATTAACAGATTCTACAATTTATATGTCTTATTATACAATAGCTAAATATTTAAAAGATATTAATCCTAATGATTTGAATGATGCATTTTTTGAAAAAGTATTTTTTGATAATGATATTAATATTGATAATGATATAAACACTAATAAGATTAATACTAGTCAATTAGATAGTATTGGTGCTGATATTGATGATTTTAAGCTTAAAATTGATGAAGATATTATAAGTGAGATTCAAAATGAATTTAGTTATTGGTATCCTTTAGATTGGAGACTTTCAGCTAAGGATCTAGTTGGTAATCACTTAAGTTTTCATATGTTCCATCATGCAGCTATTTTCCCTCCTGAAAATTGGCCACAGGGAATGGTTGTGTTTGGTATGGGTTTACTTGAAGGTAATAAAATGTCTTCATCTAAAGGAAATGTTATACTTCTTAGTGATGCAATTGAGGAGTATGGTGCTGATGTTGTAAGATTATTTTTAATGTCTTCAGCTGAACCATGGCAAGATTTTGATTGGAGAGAAAAAGAGGTTGTTGGTACAAAAAGAAGACTTGATTGGTTCTTTGAATTTGCAGAAAAAATTGAATCAATTAAAAAATCACCTTTAGATTTAAGTAATATTGAAAGAGTTGATTTAACCCGTAAAATAGACCTATGGATGATGAATCAGTTATTCATAAGGATAAATGATGCAACTAATGCTCTTGAAGGGTTTCAAACAAGAAAAGCTCTTCAAGATTCTCTTTTCCTTCTTAAAAAAGATGTTGATCATTATATGTACCGTACAAAACATTTATTAGAAGACCCTGATGAGGCAATTATCTTTGTTTTATCTTCAATATTAGAGGCTTGGATTAGAATTCTTGGACCATTTACACCGCACAGCTCTGAAGAATTATGGAGTAAGTATGGTGGTGAAGGTTTTGTGTCTGAAGCTGAATGGCCTATTACATATCAATACTTCCCAATGAAGTGTACTCCAACTTTAAACCTTCAAGCAGATAGCTGTATCCCAAGTGAAGTAATAGAAAAATCTGAAGAAATGGTTCAGTCAATTGTAAAAGATATAAATGAAATTAAAAAGATTGTTGATGTTGTTCCTAAAAAAATTCATGTTTATTTAGCTCCTGATTGGAAATGGTTATTATATAGGATAGCTGCGGATATTGGAAAACCAGATATTGGTCAAATTATGGGTAGAGCTATAGGTGAAAACATTCACGATAATAAAAAAGAAATAGCTGACGTTGCTAAAAAAGTTGGTCGTGAAATTACAAAAACAAGATATATAGGAAAAATAGATGAGTATGATGTATTTTCTGATGCTTTAGACTTCATATCTGAAGAAGTAGATGCTGAAGTAATTATTCATACTGATGATAGCTATGATCCACAAAACAAAGCTAAAAATGCAATGCCGTATAAACCAGCTATATTTATGGAATAG
- the cutA gene encoding divalent-cation tolerance protein CutA — protein MMVLIYVTTSNEEEAIKIGELVVKKRLAACSNVISNMKSIYWWERNLENDNEAILILKTLEKNVENIFDLVSSVHSYDNPCILALPVLNVAEKYLGWIKEEID, from the coding sequence ATGATGGTACTTATTTATGTTACTACAAGTAATGAAGAAGAAGCTATAAAAATCGGAGAATTAGTGGTGAAAAAAAGGTTAGCTGCTTGTTCTAATGTAATTTCTAATATGAAATCTATATATTGGTGGGAAAGAAATCTTGAAAATGATAATGAAGCTATTCTCATTCTTAAAACATTAGAAAAGAATGTTGAAAATATATTTGATTTAGTAAGCAGTGTTCATAGCTATGATAATCCTTGCATTTTAGCATTGCCTGTTTTAAATGTTGCTGAGAAATATTTAGGATGGATAAAAGAAGAAATTGATTGA
- a CDS encoding NAD+ synthase, which yields MMLPKINSEVVKEKIVNFIREIVNESDTDGIVIGLSGGIDSTVVAFLLKEAIGNDKIYSYHLYSSTTPKEDTEHARLVSEILDINYKEIDIDTITSEFLDLADDNGVSNSFENKSAEGNLKARIRMSMLYYFANMKNCLVAGTGNKSELLIGYFTKYGDGACDFEPIGDIYKTQLRKLAKSWNIPDVIINKPPRAGLWIGQTDEDEIGLTYDVLDQLLYLIIDKNLTNEEILKEMNSSNMEINKVRDKISNNQHKLQFPPSPFEKNKLF from the coding sequence ATGATGCTACCAAAAATCAATTCAGAAGTAGTTAAAGAGAAAATAGTTAATTTTATAAGGGAAATAGTTAATGAATCAGACACAGATGGAATTGTCATTGGTTTAAGTGGTGGAATTGATTCAACTGTTGTTGCTTTCCTTTTAAAGGAAGCTATTGGTAATGATAAAATATATTCTTATCATTTATATAGTTCAACCACCCCAAAAGAAGATACTGAGCATGCTAGACTTGTTTCTGAAATATTGGATATTAATTATAAAGAAATTGATATAGATACAATAACTAGTGAATTTTTAGATTTAGCTGATGATAATGGAGTTTCAAATTCCTTTGAAAATAAGTCTGCTGAAGGTAATCTTAAAGCAAGAATTAGAATGTCTATGTTATATTATTTTGCAAACATGAAAAATTGCCTTGTAGCTGGTACTGGTAATAAAAGTGAGTTGTTGATTGGTTATTTTACAAAATATGGTGATGGGGCTTGTGATTTTGAACCAATAGGGGATATTTATAAAACACAGCTGAGAAAATTAGCTAAGAGCTGGAATATTCCTGATGTAATTATAAATAAACCTCCAAGAGCAGGCTTATGGATAGGTCAAACTGATGAAGATGAAATTGGTTTAACTTATGATGTTTTGGATCAGCTCCTCTATCTAATAATAGATAAAAATTTAACTAATGAAGAAATCTTAAAGGAAATGAATAGTTCTAATATGGAAATTAATAAAGTTCGTGATAAGATTAGTAATAATCAACACAAGTTACAATTTCCTCCAAGTCCATTTGAAAAAAATAAATTGTTTTGA
- a CDS encoding ArsA family ATPase has protein sequence MGFKDLFTFKEGQTTFVFVGGKGGVGKTSISAATAIWMANQGKKTLVVSTDPAHSLSDSLEAPIGHSPTLIMSNLYAVEIDPEMAMEQQQAELESKKSLATGEQAMGLDLLGDQLDLASSAPGADEAAAFEVFLQVMTTNEYDVVVFDTAPTGHTLRFLSFPDLMDSWVGKMIKVRTKIGGVANTFKNLIPFMGDDDENDIQSTAELEETKRKINEAKKVMSDPERTTFKMVVIPEEMSIYESDRAMESLAKNNMTVDGVVVNQIMPDIEDCDFCQARHKIQQKRLALIRQKFSHQTIAEMPLFKEEVKGVEKLKEMAEVLYEGKTPEDVEKDAILL, from the coding sequence ATGGGATTTAAAGATTTATTCACATTTAAAGAAGGTCAAACAACATTTGTATTTGTAGGAGGAAAAGGAGGAGTGGGAAAAACATCCATATCAGCAGCTACAGCAATTTGGATGGCAAACCAAGGAAAAAAAACATTAGTTGTATCTACTGATCCAGCTCATTCCCTTTCAGACTCACTTGAAGCACCTATCGGCCATTCCCCAACTTTAATTATGTCAAACTTATATGCAGTTGAAATTGACCCTGAAATGGCTATGGAACAACAACAAGCAGAACTTGAAAGTAAAAAAAGCTTAGCTACTGGTGAACAAGCAATGGGATTAGATTTATTAGGTGATCAACTCGATCTTGCATCTTCAGCCCCTGGTGCTGATGAAGCAGCTGCATTTGAAGTTTTCCTTCAAGTAATGACAACTAATGAATATGACGTAGTGGTATTTGACACAGCTCCAACTGGTCACACACTTAGATTCCTTTCATTTCCTGATTTGATGGATTCATGGGTTGGAAAAATGATTAAAGTTAGAACAAAAATTGGTGGTGTAGCTAACACATTTAAAAATCTAATTCCATTTATGGGAGATGATGATGAAAATGATATTCAATCCACAGCTGAGTTAGAAGAAACTAAAAGAAAAATCAATGAAGCTAAAAAGGTAATGTCTGATCCTGAAAGGACAACATTTAAGATGGTTGTGATTCCAGAAGAGATGTCCATATATGAATCTGATAGAGCCATGGAATCATTAGCAAAAAATAATATGACTGTTGATGGAGTTGTTGTTAATCAAATTATGCCAGATATTGAAGATTGTGATTTTTGTCAAGCTAGACATAAAATACAACAAAAAAGACTTGCTTTAATTAGACAAAAGTTTTCACATCAAACAATAGCTGAAATGCCATTATTTAAAGAAGAAGTTAAAGGAGTAGAAAAGTTAAAAGAAATGGCAGAAGTTCTCTATGAAGGAAAAACCCCTGAAGATGTAGAAAAAGATGCAATATTACTTTAA